From Nycticebus coucang isolate mNycCou1 chromosome 6, mNycCou1.pri, whole genome shotgun sequence, the proteins below share one genomic window:
- the TLNRD1 gene encoding talin rod domain-containing protein 1, whose translation MASGSAGKPTGEAASPAPPSAVGGASSQPRKRLVSVCDHCKGKMQLVADLLLLSSEARPVLFEGPASSSAGVESFEQCRDTIIARTKGLSILTHDVQSQLNMGRFGEAGDRLVELGDLVVSLTECSAHAAYLAAVATPGAQPAQPGLVDRYRVTRCRHEVEQGCAVLRATPLADMTPQLLLEVSQGLSRNLKFLTDACALASDKSRDRFSREQFKLSVKCMSTSASALLACVREVKVAPSELARSRCALFSGPLVQAVSALVGFATEPQFLGRAAAVSAEGKAVQTAILGGAMSVVSACVLLTQCLRDLAQHPDGGAKMSDHRERLRNSACAVSEGCTLLSQALRERSSPRTLPPVISNSVN comes from the coding sequence ATGGCTAGTGGCAGCGCGGGGAAGCCCACAGGCGAGGCGGCTTCTCCGGCTCCTCCGAGCGCTGTCGGCGGGGCCAGCTCGCAGCCGCGGAAGAGGCTGGTGTCTGTCTGCGACCACTGCAAGGGCAAGATGCAGCTGGTGGCTGACCTGCTGCTGCTGTCGAGCGAGGCGCGGCCCGTGCTCTTTGAGGGCCCTGCCTCCTCTAGTGCGGGCGTCGAGTCCTTCGAGCAGTGCCGGGATACTATCATCGCGCGCACCAAGGGGCTTTCCATCCTCACCCACGACGTGCAGAGCCAGCTCAATATGGGCCGCTTCGGGGAGGCAGGAGACAGGCTGGTGGAACTGGGGGACCTGGTAGTGTCGCTGACCGAGTGCTCGGCCCACGCGGCCTATCTGGCGGCCGTGGCCACACCGGGCGCGCAGCCCgcacagccaggcctggtggaCCGCTACCGCGTGACACGCTGCCGGCACGAGGTGGAGCAGGGCTGCGCAGTGCTGCGTGCCACGCCGCTGGCCGATATGACGCCGCAGCTGTTGCTGGAGGTGTCCCAGGGCCTGTCGCGCAACCTCAAGTTTCTGACGGACGCGTGCGCCCTGGCCAGTGACAAGTCGCGGGACCGCTTTTCGCGAGAGCAGTTCAAGCTGAGCGTCAAGTGCATGAGCACGAGTGCATCAGCTCTACTGGCTTGCGTGCGCGAGGTGAAGGTGGCGCCCAGTGAGCTGGCGCGCAGCCGCTGCGCGCTCTTCAGCGGGCCTCTGGTGCAGGCAGTGAGCGCCCTGGTGGGCTTCGCCACCGAGCCGCAGTTCCTGGGTCGCGCGGCGGCCGTGAGCGCTGAGGGCAAGGCGGTGCAGACCGCCATCCTCGGCGGCGCCATGAGCGTGGTGTCGGCCTGCGTGCTTCTGACCCAGTGCCTCAGGGATCTGGCACAGCACCCCGACGGGGGCGCCAAGATGTCGGACCACAGGGAGAGGCTGAGGAACTCGGCCTGCGCCGTGTCTGAAGGCTGCACCCTGCTATCTCAGGCTTTAAGGGAGAGGTCTTCGCCCAGGACTTTACCGCCAGTGATTTCCAATTCTGTGAATTAG